A window from Flavobacterium sp. 83 encodes these proteins:
- a CDS encoding glycosyltransferase family 4 protein, with the protein MKSKIKSIVYFFYGFWNFLSFLVLDLKKIRDAEIVCFFPYYHTGGAEKVHLNIVKALNHKNVCIIFTLNSATKNFQEQFKANAQCIEINPIVNKRNSFVSRLLKKSIYKTINTSNNCKVIFGSNAAYFYQILPFIFGQIVRIDLFHAFSKPDSRELEVVNSVKYIDKRVVINQNTKKDLLEMYARNNIGLEYYKVIQVIENGISISNRKFFAKDYSNIKVGYVGRWSDEKRPEIFLEIAKQAQKISTKIQFYMAGTGMKSNLDKIENAGVIFLGELTSNEELSCLYKDLSLLLITSEYEGFPMVIMESMVQGVISISTDVGGISEHITNNKNGILIRNTTTEEIVSDFIKAIEQLVSNREGMQEIGENAFQYAQNKFDINSFNENYKELFEVENNTL; encoded by the coding sequence TTGAAATCAAAAATCAAAAGCATTGTTTATTTCTTTTATGGATTTTGGAATTTTTTAAGTTTCTTAGTTCTTGATTTAAAGAAAATAAGAGATGCTGAAATAGTATGTTTTTTCCCGTATTATCATACAGGTGGCGCCGAGAAAGTACATTTGAATATTGTAAAAGCGTTAAATCATAAAAATGTTTGTATCATTTTTACATTGAATTCAGCTACCAAAAATTTTCAAGAGCAATTCAAAGCTAATGCTCAATGTATAGAAATAAACCCAATAGTCAATAAACGAAATTCGTTTGTAAGTAGATTGTTAAAAAAAAGCATTTACAAAACGATTAACACATCAAATAATTGTAAGGTTATATTTGGAAGTAATGCTGCTTATTTTTATCAAATACTTCCTTTTATTTTCGGTCAAATCGTTCGAATAGACTTATTTCATGCTTTTAGTAAACCTGATAGCCGAGAATTGGAGGTTGTAAATAGTGTAAAGTATATAGATAAGAGGGTTGTTATTAATCAAAACACTAAAAAAGATTTATTAGAAATGTATGCTCGCAATAATATAGGATTAGAATATTATAAAGTGATTCAAGTTATCGAAAATGGTATATCCATATCAAATCGAAAGTTTTTTGCAAAAGATTATTCTAACATAAAAGTTGGATATGTAGGACGATGGTCTGATGAAAAACGACCTGAAATTTTTCTAGAAATTGCTAAGCAAGCCCAAAAAATATCAACAAAAATTCAATTTTATATGGCAGGTACAGGTATGAAAAGTAATCTTGACAAAATTGAAAATGCAGGTGTTATTTTTTTAGGCGAATTAACAAGTAATGAGGAGCTTTCATGTTTATATAAAGACCTTTCTCTTTTATTGATAACTTCTGAATACGAAGGATTTCCAATGGTAATTATGGAATCAATGGTACAGGGTGTTATTTCTATCAGTACGGATGTTGGAGGGATTAGTGAGCATATAACTAATAATAAAAACGGAATATTAATTAGAAATACTACTACTGAAGAAATTGTCTCAGACTTCATAAAAGCTATTGAACAACTTGTAAGTAATAGAGAAGGAATGCAAGAAATTGGTGAAAATGCTTTTCAATATGCTCAAAATAAATTTGATATAAATTCATTCAATGAGAATTATAAGGAACTTTTTGAAGTAGAAAATAATACATTGTAA
- a CDS encoding glycosyltransferase, with product MNFITVSIFILTYNQEKFIAQTIESILMQKTNFSFQLVIGEDCSTDATRVICEKYASDYGDKIMLLPSPHINIGLIANYMRTIKECNGKYIAICDGDDYWIDVYKLQKQVDLLENNPNYSIVHTGVKFLFANGEFEDFINLNNLKYNSFEDLICFNFIFSVTAVFRNVQFTNPLPAWVEKYPYGDWSTYLWTIKDKGQIYYIPDITSVYRKNIGVSSGLKDSYSIDVNILKDIYSYINCDINKEILLICIFDKEWGFLVEQNAKKEYKKAFVLFIRLIKQKKEKLFWIKYYLHSLVNNFFRIKTHQLTK from the coding sequence ATGAATTTTATCACAGTCAGTATTTTTATACTTACCTACAATCAAGAAAAATTTATAGCACAAACTATAGAAAGTATATTGATGCAAAAAACAAATTTTTCTTTTCAATTAGTAATAGGAGAGGATTGTAGTACTGATGCAACTAGAGTTATTTGTGAAAAATATGCCAGTGATTACGGAGATAAAATAATGTTATTACCCAGTCCTCATATAAATATTGGACTTATTGCCAATTATATGCGAACTATTAAGGAATGTAATGGGAAATATATTGCTATATGTGATGGTGATGATTATTGGATTGATGTGTATAAATTGCAAAAACAAGTTGATCTGTTAGAAAATAATCCTAATTATTCAATTGTTCATACTGGAGTGAAATTTCTTTTTGCTAATGGGGAGTTTGAGGATTTTATAAATTTGAATAACTTAAAATACAATAGTTTTGAAGATTTAATTTGTTTTAATTTTATTTTTTCTGTGACAGCTGTTTTTAGGAATGTACAGTTTACTAATCCTTTGCCTGCTTGGGTAGAAAAATACCCTTATGGTGATTGGTCTACTTATTTATGGACGATTAAAGATAAAGGTCAGATCTACTATATACCAGATATAACTTCGGTTTATAGAAAGAATATCGGAGTTTCTTCAGGATTAAAAGATTCTTATTCTATAGATGTAAATATTTTAAAGGATATTTATAGCTATATAAATTGTGATATTAATAAAGAAATACTTTTGATTTGTATTTTTGATAAGGAATGGGGTTTTTTAGTTGAACAAAATGCCAAAAAAGAATATAAAAAAGCTTTTGTTTTGTTTATACGTTTAATAAAACAAAAGAAAGAAAAGTTGTTTTGGATTAAATACTATCTTCATTCATTAGTAAATAATTTTTTTAGGATAAAAACACACCAACTTACTAAGTAA
- a CDS encoding CDP-glycerol glycerophosphotransferase family protein, translating into MSKKIFVFFPDGVGLRNFAFTKFKELGEQKGHQIVYWNNTVFSLKEELGYDEVKIETHKINRLTPIYTRIRKHIELNVSQKKFKDDVYPTYKFPFSYNGIKNSLITLYTKLLIGLNSSEKGIVRIRKRINSLERSTEKYQYCKAQLQQHQPDLVFCTTQRATQSISALLAAKDLGIPTVAFVYSWDNVPKAMQVVETDYYFVWSDLMKEEVLKYYPFVQESQVIVTGTPQFEPHYDSELLQERAVFFAEHNLDSDKKYICYSGDDETTSPLDQYYLEDLAHAVRSLNSKGKNLGIIYRKCPVDTTNRYDAVLRANTDVIVAIDPIWKPMGKQWNEILPTKEDLALLYNVCAHSELVTNVCSSTVFDFVAHEKPCIYFNYEQPQLKKGIRDIGQNYKYVHFRSMPSPEAAVFCTDKKELEHLVNQILEGQLSNVSEGKKWYEIVAGVTPTQASEKIWKSIDAILER; encoded by the coding sequence ATGAGTAAAAAAATATTTGTTTTTTTTCCTGACGGAGTAGGTTTGCGCAATTTTGCATTTACTAAATTCAAGGAATTAGGAGAACAAAAAGGACACCAAATTGTCTATTGGAATAATACTGTTTTCTCTCTCAAAGAGGAGTTGGGTTATGATGAGGTAAAAATTGAAACCCATAAAATAAATAGGTTGACCCCTATCTATACCCGAATTCGAAAACACATCGAATTGAATGTTTCTCAAAAAAAATTTAAGGATGATGTGTATCCAACCTATAAATTTCCTTTTAGTTACAACGGCATAAAAAACAGCTTAATTACACTTTATACGAAGTTGTTAATAGGATTGAATTCATCAGAAAAAGGGATTGTCCGTATCCGAAAACGAATCAATAGTTTAGAACGTTCCACGGAAAAATACCAGTATTGCAAAGCTCAGTTACAGCAACATCAACCGGATTTAGTATTTTGCACTACGCAACGGGCCACTCAATCCATTAGTGCTTTATTGGCTGCTAAAGATTTAGGAATTCCTACTGTTGCTTTTGTCTATTCCTGGGATAACGTGCCTAAGGCCATGCAGGTTGTGGAAACGGATTACTACTTTGTCTGGAGTGATTTAATGAAAGAAGAAGTTTTAAAGTATTATCCTTTTGTACAGGAATCCCAAGTTATAGTTACCGGAACCCCCCAGTTTGAACCGCATTACGATAGCGAATTGCTGCAAGAAAGAGCTGTTTTTTTTGCGGAGCATAACTTAGATAGTGATAAAAAATACATTTGTTATTCCGGTGATGATGAAACCACTTCGCCTTTGGATCAGTATTATTTAGAGGATTTGGCCCATGCAGTTCGCAGCTTAAACAGCAAGGGAAAAAACTTGGGGATTATCTACCGAAAATGTCCCGTTGATACTACCAATCGATACGATGCTGTTTTGCGGGCAAATACTGATGTAATTGTTGCAATAGACCCAATCTGGAAACCGATGGGAAAACAATGGAATGAAATTTTGCCCACTAAAGAAGATTTAGCACTATTGTACAATGTTTGTGCCCATTCTGAATTGGTCACCAATGTATGTTCCTCCACAGTTTTTGATTTTGTGGCTCATGAAAAACCGTGTATTTACTTCAATTACGAACAACCTCAATTAAAAAAAGGAATTCGAGACATTGGTCAAAATTATAAGTATGTTCATTTTAGAAGTATGCCCAGCCCAGAAGCAGCTGTTTTTTGTACAGATAAAAAAGAGTTGGAACATTTGGTGAACCAAATTCTAGAAGGTCAATTATCTAATGTTTCTGAAGGGAAAAAATGGTATGAAATTGTGGCTGGTGTAACCCCAACTCAAGCTTCAGAGAAAATATGGAAAAGTATTGACGCTATTCTGGAAAGATAA
- a CDS encoding glycosyltransferase, which translates to MIEALELVPIALIQNYCLVVYSADASIVNQLKNTEYFKSLRVRVINRGAFISNSELLAIMGQSVLHIGNSISDGMPNALLEAMGMGAFPIQSNPGKVTEEVIENGVNGILIRNPLDAQEIANSIEWAIVNPGVRAQAQKFNIDLIQNKCNRITLKKAIIDMYEKCILSKPLV; encoded by the coding sequence GTGATTGAAGCATTAGAATTAGTTCCTATAGCTTTGATTCAGAATTATTGTTTAGTGGTTTATAGTGCAGATGCTTCAATTGTAAATCAATTAAAAAACACGGAATATTTTAAAAGTTTAAGAGTGCGGGTTATTAATAGAGGTGCGTTTATTTCTAATTCGGAATTATTAGCGATAATGGGGCAGTCTGTACTGCATATTGGCAACAGTATTTCAGATGGTATGCCCAATGCTTTACTGGAAGCTATGGGAATGGGGGCATTCCCAATACAATCAAATCCAGGAAAAGTGACAGAAGAAGTGATCGAAAATGGCGTCAATGGTATCTTAATTAGAAACCCATTGGACGCACAAGAAATAGCCAATAGTATTGAATGGGCCATTGTGAATCCAGGAGTGAGAGCACAAGCACAAAAATTTAATATTGATTTGATTCAAAACAAATGCAATAGAATAACTTTAAAAAAAGCAATAATTGATATGTATGAAAAATGTATACTATCAAAGCCTCTCGTTTAG
- a CDS encoding glycosyltransferase has protein sequence MKILMVSIPNHHFFQWVDQLKDSGHDVIWFDASDGGSPVERINWVTQIKGWKLKWNFPMRHTVKHYFPKSYALLQKYNERDITTVFENIIQEYQPDIVHSFEMRLAGLPILAVMQKHNSIPYIYSSWGSDLFYYPQLGIHEKAVSNFLERVDYLITDCQRDYNIAVANGYTNAFLGVYPGNGGITIDTTNIKDSPKRNTLTIKGYDDGVGMVRK, from the coding sequence ATGAAAATCCTCATGGTATCTATTCCTAATCATCATTTTTTTCAATGGGTTGACCAATTGAAGGATTCGGGCCATGATGTTATTTGGTTTGACGCCTCAGATGGTGGTTCTCCAGTTGAAAGAATTAATTGGGTAACACAAATCAAAGGATGGAAATTGAAATGGAATTTCCCGATGCGGCATACTGTTAAGCATTATTTTCCTAAAAGCTATGCGCTACTTCAAAAATATAATGAAAGAGATATAACTACAGTTTTTGAAAATATAATCCAAGAATACCAGCCAGATATTGTACACAGTTTCGAAATGCGGTTGGCTGGATTACCTATTTTAGCGGTGATGCAAAAACATAATTCCATTCCCTATATTTATTCTTCTTGGGGGAGTGATTTGTTTTATTATCCACAACTTGGAATACATGAAAAAGCAGTATCCAATTTTCTTGAAAGAGTCGATTATTTAATCACAGATTGTCAGAGAGATTATAATATTGCTGTTGCAAACGGTTATACAAATGCTTTTTTGGGAGTATATCCAGGAAATGGAGGGATAACAATTGACACAACCAATATAAAAGATAGCCCAAAGCGGAATACTCTTACGATTAAGGGGTATGATGATGGGGTAGGAATGGTTCGAAAGTGA
- a CDS encoding glycosyltransferase family 2 protein, giving the protein MQVAILITTKDRKKDLSFTLEKINHLINTPSVECVIYDDGSSDGTYEFVAENYPAIIVKRNSISKGLIYCRNEMLNSTQADYAISLDDDAHFITEYPLAAICNYFESNPKCGLIALRIFWGLSTPVSIISDEIPEQVQGFVGCGHVWRMAAWKSIPNYPAWFIFYGEENFASYHLFKKKWEVHYLPEVLVHHRVSLKSRKNNSDYTIRLRRSLRAGWFLYFLFDPMQLIPKKMAYSLWIQFKLKVFKGDFKALFAIVLALFDLAWHMPLLLKNRDSLSIKEYCNYQELKATKIYWNP; this is encoded by the coding sequence ATGCAAGTAGCTATACTTATTACAACTAAAGATAGAAAAAAGGATTTGTCTTTTACTTTGGAAAAAATTAATCATCTTATAAATACCCCATCAGTAGAATGTGTTATTTATGATGATGGTTCATCTGATGGGACCTATGAATTTGTGGCTGAAAATTACCCTGCAATAATAGTTAAAAGGAATTCAATATCTAAAGGACTTATTTATTGCAGGAATGAAATGCTAAACAGCACGCAAGCTGATTATGCAATTTCATTAGATGATGATGCTCATTTTATTACAGAATATCCATTGGCAGCTATTTGTAACTATTTTGAATCAAATCCAAAATGTGGTTTGATTGCTTTACGAATATTTTGGGGCTTGTCAACTCCTGTTTCAATTATTTCTGATGAAATTCCAGAGCAAGTACAGGGATTTGTAGGTTGTGGACATGTATGGCGTATGGCAGCCTGGAAGAGTATTCCTAATTATCCTGCTTGGTTTATTTTTTATGGTGAAGAAAATTTTGCTTCTTATCATTTGTTTAAAAAAAAATGGGAAGTACATTATTTGCCAGAGGTTTTAGTTCACCATAGAGTAAGCTTGAAATCTAGAAAAAATAATTCTGATTACACCATTAGATTGAGACGCTCTTTACGAGCAGGTTGGTTTTTATATTTTTTATTTGATCCAATGCAACTTATTCCAAAAAAAATGGCATATTCCCTTTGGATTCAATTTAAATTAAAAGTATTTAAGGGGGATTTTAAGGCCTTGTTTGCAATTGTTTTAGCTTTGTTTGATTTAGCTTGGCACATGCCTTTACTATTAAAAAATAGAGATTCTCTATCCATTAAGGAATATTGTAATTATCAAGAATTGAAAGCCACAAAAATATATTGGAATCCTTAA
- a CDS encoding glycosyltransferase family 2 protein, which produces MFNPLVSIIVPCYNQGQYLNEAIQSVLDQTYFNWECIIVNDGSTDNTEQIALEWREKDTRFIYYYKENGGLSTARNFGLNKVKGDYIQFLDSDDCLDSRKFEKSMYYFNLSKNKDVKIVISNFKMFDNDMSKLSDPYCNLNLEFFNFESLLYQWEDSFTIPIHCGMFETSLFYYFRFPENLKAKEDWVMWVSLFQKKYEAIFNDEFLAFYRKNPNSMTKSKNLLPDFLKAIECFNEILTPKQYNRLAVVLISRFYISNLDYKNKFTKIKDSNTYKLGLFLKKIAKKIYLLPFFKKIFKSILNCNFISKRI; this is translated from the coding sequence ATGTTCAATCCCTTAGTTTCCATAATAGTCCCTTGTTATAATCAAGGGCAATATTTAAATGAAGCAATTCAGTCAGTACTAGATCAAACATATTTTAATTGGGAGTGTATTATTGTTAATGATGGTTCTACTGACAATACTGAGCAGATTGCTTTAGAATGGCGTGAAAAAGACACAAGATTTATTTATTACTACAAAGAAAATGGAGGTTTAAGTACTGCGAGGAATTTTGGTTTAAATAAAGTCAAAGGAGATTATATACAGTTTTTAGATTCGGACGATTGCTTGGATAGTAGAAAATTTGAAAAATCTATGTATTATTTTAATTTATCTAAGAATAAGGATGTTAAAATAGTTATCTCTAATTTTAAAATGTTTGATAATGATATGAGTAAGCTTTCAGATCCTTATTGTAATTTAAATCTTGAATTTTTTAATTTTGAATCCTTGTTATACCAATGGGAAGACTCATTTACAATACCAATACATTGTGGAATGTTTGAAACCTCATTATTTTATTATTTTAGATTTCCTGAAAATTTGAAAGCAAAAGAGGATTGGGTAATGTGGGTTAGTTTGTTTCAAAAAAAGTATGAAGCAATTTTTAATGATGAATTTCTAGCTTTTTATAGAAAAAATCCCAATAGCATGACAAAGTCAAAGAACTTACTACCAGATTTTTTAAAAGCAATTGAATGTTTTAATGAAATACTTACCCCAAAACAATATAATAGATTGGCAGTTGTTTTAATCTCGAGGTTTTATATTTCGAATTTGGATTATAAAAATAAATTCACAAAAATTAAAGATTCAAATACTTACAAATTAGGTCTTTTTCTTAAGAAAATAGCTAAAAAAATATATTTGTTACCTTTTTTTAAAAAAATATTTAAAAGTATTTTAAACTGTAATTTCATATCTAAAAGAATATGA
- a CDS encoding N-acetylneuraminate synthase family protein yields MTEFKKPYVIAEIGCNHKGDMAIAKELIKIAKIFCNVDAVKFQKRNNTELLTEEQYNAPHPNASNSYGDTYGAHREFLEFDVNQHQELKDYCESIGITYSTSVWDTTSAKEIASLHPEFIKIPSACNNNFDMLGWLCDHYQGEIHISTGMTTKDEADTLVNYFVEKGRNKDLVLYNCTSGYPVPFEDVCLLDITLLKQKYGDTVKHIGFSGHHLGIAIDVAAYTLGANIIERHYTIDRTWKGTDHAASLEPMGLRKLARDLSAVHSALSFKSMDILPIEQVQRDKLKNQKV; encoded by the coding sequence ATGACAGAGTTTAAAAAACCGTACGTAATTGCTGAAATTGGCTGTAATCACAAAGGAGATATGGCAATTGCAAAAGAATTGATAAAGATTGCCAAAATATTTTGTAATGTTGATGCGGTTAAGTTTCAAAAAAGAAATAATACGGAATTATTAACTGAGGAGCAATACAATGCGCCGCATCCTAATGCCAGTAATTCTTATGGGGATACTTATGGTGCGCATAGGGAATTTTTAGAATTTGATGTGAATCAACATCAAGAATTAAAGGACTATTGCGAATCCATAGGAATTACGTATTCAACTTCAGTTTGGGACACGACTTCAGCTAAAGAAATTGCGTCGCTTCATCCAGAATTTATTAAAATACCATCAGCCTGTAACAATAATTTTGATATGTTGGGATGGCTGTGTGATCATTACCAAGGGGAAATTCATATTTCGACTGGGATGACCACTAAAGATGAAGCAGATACTCTGGTTAATTATTTTGTTGAAAAAGGCAGGAATAAAGACTTAGTGCTATACAATTGCACTTCGGGTTATCCAGTGCCTTTTGAGGATGTGTGTTTGTTAGATATTACTTTGCTGAAGCAAAAATATGGTGACACTGTAAAACATATTGGTTTTTCCGGACATCATTTGGGAATAGCTATAGATGTAGCGGCCTACACGCTGGGTGCTAACATAATTGAAAGACATTATACTATAGACCGTACTTGGAAAGGAACTGATCATGCTGCTTCATTAGAACCTATGGGATTGCGAAAATTAGCGAGAGATTTGAGTGCTGTTCATAGCGCGTTATCCTTTAAATCAATGGATATTTTGCCTATTGAACAAGTGCAAAGAGATAAGTTGAAAAATCAAAAAGTATAG
- a CDS encoding MBOAT family protein: MFFNSLSFAIFLPIVFVLYWFVFNKTKSTQNAVLIIASYYFYSCWDWHFLFLLVFSTFLDFYTGIRIEKAKTEMGRKFWFWLSISVNLGFLGIFKYYNFFADSFSQLLNGFGLQTSPLLLHVILPVGISFYTFHGLSYVIDIYLKRIKAEYNFVDYSLFVSYFPLLVAGPIERATHLLPQVKVKRTFDYKKAKEGVYQIIWGLVKKVVIADTCATYANAIFDHYTSMNSLSLLLGAFYFAFQIYGDFSGYSDMALGMSKLFGIDLLRNFNYPYFSRDIAEFWRRWHISLSSWFRDYVYIPLGGSKGSKFKQVRNVFVIFLLSGFWHGANWTFIAWGFINALYFLPLLLLHKNRSNMETVQLQWNFSSLKVLWSILVTFGLSCLAWIFFRAKSIEIAFDYIARIFTNRSFVPQYLENERYSYEMVLLVLIFILVEWNSRTKIEPISGKYSWVKITLCLAALLALGTYSDYKEFIYFQF, translated from the coding sequence ATGTTTTTCAACTCTTTATCTTTCGCTATTTTCTTGCCTATTGTTTTTGTGTTGTATTGGTTTGTTTTTAATAAAACCAAAAGCACCCAAAATGCAGTTCTCATTATAGCGAGTTACTATTTTTATTCCTGTTGGGATTGGCATTTTTTATTTCTGTTAGTGTTTTCTACGTTTTTGGATTTTTATACCGGAATCCGAATTGAAAAAGCAAAGACTGAAATGGGGCGAAAATTTTGGTTTTGGCTGAGTATCAGCGTTAATCTTGGTTTTCTGGGTATTTTTAAATATTACAATTTTTTTGCAGATTCCTTCTCCCAATTATTGAACGGGTTTGGGTTGCAAACAAGCCCGTTGTTGCTCCACGTAATTCTTCCAGTTGGAATTTCCTTTTATACTTTTCACGGTTTATCTTATGTAATCGATATTTATTTAAAAAGAATTAAAGCCGAATATAACTTTGTGGATTACTCCTTATTTGTTAGTTATTTTCCGCTTTTAGTTGCTGGACCTATCGAAAGAGCCACGCATTTATTGCCGCAAGTAAAAGTAAAAAGAACTTTTGATTATAAAAAAGCAAAAGAGGGAGTCTATCAGATCATCTGGGGATTAGTCAAGAAAGTAGTAATTGCGGATACTTGTGCGACCTATGCTAATGCGATTTTTGATCATTATACCTCCATGAATTCTTTATCGTTACTTCTTGGAGCCTTTTATTTTGCTTTCCAAATTTATGGGGACTTCTCTGGTTATTCGGATATGGCACTCGGGATGTCTAAGTTATTCGGAATTGATTTATTGCGCAATTTTAACTATCCCTATTTTTCCAGAGATATTGCTGAATTTTGGCGTCGTTGGCACATATCCCTATCGTCCTGGTTTCGGGATTATGTCTATATCCCGCTTGGAGGAAGCAAAGGCAGTAAATTCAAACAAGTCCGCAATGTATTTGTTATTTTCTTGCTAAGTGGTTTTTGGCATGGTGCCAATTGGACCTTTATCGCCTGGGGTTTTATTAATGCGTTGTACTTTTTACCCTTATTGTTACTCCATAAAAATCGTTCTAATATGGAAACGGTTCAACTGCAATGGAATTTCAGTTCCTTAAAAGTATTGTGGAGTATTTTGGTCACTTTTGGATTAAGTTGTCTGGCTTGGATATTTTTTAGAGCAAAATCTATTGAAATTGCCTTTGATTATATTGCCCGTATTTTTACAAATAGAAGTTTTGTACCACAATATTTAGAAAATGAAAGGTACAGTTATGAAATGGTACTGTTAGTTTTGATTTTTATTCTCGTCGAATGGAATTCAAGAACTAAAATCGAACCTATTTCGGGTAAGTACAGTTGGGTGAAAATTACACTTTGCCTAGCGGCTCTTTTAGCTTTAGGAACTTATTCTGATTATAAAGAATTTATTTATTTTCAGTTTTGA
- a CDS encoding acylneuraminate cytidylyltransferase yields MKKIGIIPLRKDSKGIPGKNKKKMVGRPLFSWVLTEAIFSNLDAVYVFTNDTEIISYIEREYYWTNKVFAVLRNEENANDTASTESTMMEFSAKINHDYAVLCLLQATSPLTLAEDINKVLDKIITEKYDSALTVVNTHRFTWNNDGTPQNYDVFNRPRRQDFEGLLIENGAVYATKKELFLNSKNRVSGNIGLVEMPEETLMEIDSLSDWNIVENLLTERQKKRKTQQRINYLVLDVDGVFTDGGVYYNEEGEMAKKFDMRDGMGLEILRENNVEVITLTSENSKLVAQRMLKLQIKEAFFGVKDKYSFLKQFLDTKNSSFGAVAYVGDDVNDLTNMCSSGLSFAPANATAIVKLHADFVLGTASGAGAIREVCEIVLKYNKRYDRV; encoded by the coding sequence ATGAAAAAAATAGGTATCATTCCACTTCGTAAGGATTCTAAAGGGATTCCGGGGAAAAATAAAAAGAAAATGGTAGGACGGCCCTTGTTTTCCTGGGTACTTACGGAAGCTATTTTTTCTAATTTGGATGCCGTTTACGTGTTTACAAACGATACGGAAATCATTAGCTATATAGAACGCGAATACTATTGGACCAATAAGGTATTTGCCGTGTTACGCAACGAAGAAAATGCTAATGATACTGCCTCTACCGAGAGTACCATGATGGAGTTTTCAGCCAAAATTAATCATGATTATGCTGTTTTATGTTTGCTTCAAGCGACTTCGCCATTAACATTGGCTGAAGATATCAATAAAGTATTAGATAAAATCATCACAGAGAAATACGACAGTGCTTTAACTGTGGTCAATACGCATCGGTTTACCTGGAACAATGATGGAACCCCACAAAATTATGATGTATTCAATAGACCCAGACGGCAAGATTTTGAAGGATTATTGATAGAAAATGGAGCAGTATATGCTACTAAAAAAGAACTTTTTTTAAATTCTAAAAACAGAGTCAGTGGTAACATCGGATTGGTAGAAATGCCAGAGGAAACTTTGATGGAGATTGATAGTTTATCGGATTGGAATATTGTTGAAAATCTATTGACAGAGCGACAAAAAAAGCGCAAGACCCAACAAAGGATTAACTATTTAGTACTGGATGTTGATGGGGTTTTTACCGATGGCGGGGTTTATTACAATGAAGAGGGAGAAATGGCCAAAAAGTTTGATATGCGTGATGGCATGGGGTTAGAAATTTTAAGAGAAAATAATGTGGAAGTGATCACATTGACTTCTGAAAATTCTAAACTGGTGGCACAACGGATGCTGAAACTTCAAATTAAAGAGGCTTTTTTTGGTGTGAAAGATAAATATTCATTTCTGAAGCAATTTCTTGATACTAAAAATAGTAGTTTTGGTGCTGTTGCTTATGTAGGGGATGATGTGAATGATTTGACTAATATGTGTAGTTCTGGGTTGTCTTTTGCTCCAGCAAATGCAACTGCTATTGTAAAATTACATGCTGATTTTGTGCTTGGTACAGCATCCGGAGCCGGAGCAATCAGAGAAGTTTGTGAAATAGTATTAAAGTATAATAAAAGATATGACAGAGTTTAA
- a CDS encoding endonuclease domain-containing protein — translation MAMDKKSLQSDSMWKGASPLIFSNAKKLRENQTQAEEKLWLAVKNNQLEGYKFRRQHPLSIYIADFYCHALKLVVEIDGGYHLTEEQQLLDEKRTSDIEFQGLKVIRFTNEEIMLKLPEVIDKIKAFIKMLS, via the coding sequence ATGGCTATGGATAAAAAATCGCTACAATCAGATTCTATGTGGAAAGGAGCATCCCCACTGATTTTTTCAAATGCTAAAAAATTAAGAGAAAATCAAACACAAGCTGAAGAAAAGTTATGGTTAGCAGTGAAAAATAATCAGCTAGAGGGATATAAATTCAGGAGACAACATCCTCTTAGTATCTATATCGCTGATTTTTATTGTCACGCCCTAAAATTAGTTGTTGAGATTGATGGTGGATATCATCTGACTGAAGAACAACAGCTTTTGGATGAAAAAAGAACAAGTGATATAGAATTTCAAGGATTAAAAGTAATTCGATTCACTAATGAAGAAATAATGTTGAAGTTACCAGAAGTTATAGATAAAATCAAAGCGTTTATTAAGATGTTATCGTAA